One region of Zingiber officinale cultivar Zhangliang chromosome 7B, Zo_v1.1, whole genome shotgun sequence genomic DNA includes:
- the LOC122004595 gene encoding receptor-like protein EIX1, with protein sequence MTLNWDFMAISSSSKHAVVIFVAVILLSNRANCDDSLHANKGNTCLESERRALIAIKSDMYDPGEWLSSWTGYDCCKWRGVACDNGTGYVTRLDLHYSDEYNPRGESIGASKVNPSLLELKHLKYLDLSFNNFAYAHVPHMIAPPN encoded by the coding sequence ATGACTCTTAATTGGGATTTCATGGCGATTTCTAGTTCCTCAAAGCATGCTGTAGTTATCTTTGTCGCTGTAATACTGTTGAGCAATAGAGCAAACTGTGATGATTCTCTACATGCCAACAAGGGGAACACCTGCCTAGAGAGTGAAAGGAGAGCTTTGATTGCCATCAAGAGCGATATGTATGATCCTGGCGAGTGGTTATCTTCATGGACAGGCTATGATTGCTGCAAGTGGAGAGGAGTTGCTTGCGACAATGGTACTGGTTATGTCACTAGGCTTGACCTTCACTATTCCGATGAATATAATCCAAGGGGGGAGAGTATCGGTGCGAGTAAGGTAAATCCTTCTCTACTCGAACTGAAGCATTTGAAATACTTGGATTTGAGCTTCAATAACTTCGCATATGCGCATGTGCCCCACATGATTGCTCCACCAAATTAA
- the LOC122006436 gene encoding receptor-like protein 19, with product MLDLQQYEWNISASMLRWLSHASNLEHLDLSRCWRVSDAEALSIALGSLHNLRKLFLVDTQIAGELSTILKNVSRMLQYLDLRRNFLLSGEISTILSILPHRLEFLALDSNKIYGRIPEMLGNYTSLRHLSMFHTQVTGGIPRTIGKLIHLEYLDLSGNDITGEMPLNVGNLTNLEELNLIETSITGLIPESLGNVISLKYLNLFGNKITGEIPKTLGSLQNMLILDLNGNFLIGQIPITIGKIFNLRYLDVSENNLTGEIPKTFGRLCNLRVLCLSSNNINGELTDVLDGLSNCSQGAMLSHLFIADNDLSGIIPSNLGLLAQLEGLDLSSNSLLGNMTEAHFSRLTRLEYLNISFNSLNVIFPNDWHPPFHVDEIDMSSCHLGGTFPSWIQSQMFLNSLYLSGVGLSGTIPLWFSNFIPNTSLEYLDLSSNNLTGLIPSTLSPFTDLSNNSFEGPIPTNLAITDSAQILVLSNNHINGSFPPFLCNLTSIFFIDLSNNHLSGTFPHYQNSFPHALEYLHLNNNSILGQFPSFLKKYKLLITLDLGENKLSGKIPTWVAYLTSLQILRLSSNSFAGVIPVNIGYLASLKVLDLSFNKLFGKIPLSVGHFRAMFQDYTISNPCHDNNLQCATTNMGSYIPKDKILITAKGSTNEYIRILSLVTSIDLSHNNLSGEIPNEMMMLRGLHFLSLSNNHLTGIIPENIAVLTELFSLDLSMNNLTGTIPSNLSALNFLRHLNLSFNNLSGQIPTGNQFLTFNDPSIYAGNKDLCGWPLPKCPSNRAQQGRLHARDNDDAGNGGKLEKVLDYAFIAMGFIIGFWAYWGTMIMKMSIRIALFQMVDRIYDWSYVQLALKFGR from the coding sequence ATGCTCGACCTCCAACAGTATGAATGGAACATCAGCGCTTCCATGTTGAGGTGGTTGTCTCATGCCAGTAATCTTGAACACCTCGATCTATCTAGATGCTGGAGGGTGTCTGATGCCGAGGCACTTTCAATTGCTTTGGGATCTCTGCATAATTTGAGGAAGCTATTTTTGGTCGATACTCAAATAGCAGGAGAACTTTCTACAATTCTGAAGAATGTTAGCAGAATGTTGCAATATTTAGATTTGCGACGGAATTTCTTATTATCTGGAGAAATTTCAACAATTTTGTCGATCCTTCCGCACCGACTGGAGTTCTTAGCTTTAGACAGTAATAAAATCTATGGGAGAATCCCAGAGATGTTAGGGAATTACACAAGCTTGAGACACTTGAGTATGTTCCACACTCAAGTAACTGGAGGTATTCCGAGAACAATAGGGAAACTTATCCATTTGGAGTATCTTGATTTGTCTGGAAATGATATAACAGGAGAGATGCCATTGAACGTAGGAAACCTTACAAACTTGGAAGAGCTAAATTTGATCGAAACCAGCATCACAGGATTGATACCAGAGAGTCTTGGTAATGTtatttccttgaaatatttgaatttgtttgGAAATAAGATTACTGGAGAAATACCAAAAACTTTGGGGAGTCTTCAAAATATGCTAATATTAGATTTAAATGGCAACTTTCTCATCGGGCAAATACCAATAACAATTGGCAAAATTTTCAACCTGCGTTATTTGGATGTATCAGAGAACAACTTAACTGGAGAAATACCAAAGACATTTGGGCGGCTATGCAACCTAAGAGTGCTATGTTTGTCATCAAACAATATTAATGGAGAGTTAACAGATGTACTTGATGGCTTATCCAATTGCTCGCAAGGAGCGATGCTATCACACTTATTCATTGCTGACAATGATTTGAGTGGAATTATTCCTTCCAACCTTGGACTGTTAGCTCAATTAGAGGGACTGGACCTCTCCTCAAATTCTCTACTAGGTAACATGACTGAAGCTCATTTTTCTCGGCTTACAAGATTGGAGTACTTGAATATATCTTTTAACTCCTTGAATGTCATTTTTCCAAATGATTGGCATCCCCCTTTTCATGTTGATGAAATTGATATGAGTTCCTGTCATTTGGGAGGTACCTTTCCTTCATGGATCCAATCCCAAATGTTTTTGAATTCactgtatctttctggagtagGACTCTCAGGAACAATTCCACTCTGGTTCTCAAACTTCATTCCAAACACTAGTCTTGAATATCTTGACTTAAGTTCAAATAATTTGACTGGTCTAATACCTTCTACTCTTTCTCCATTTACTGATCTTTCAAACAACTCATTTGAAGGGCCAATTCCAACGAACTTAGCGATTACAGACTCTGCTCAAATTTTAGTGTTGTCTAATAACCATATAAATGGTAGTTTTCCACCCTTCTTGTGTAATTTAACTTCCATATTTTTCATTGATTTGTCTAACAATCACTTATCTGGTACATTCCCACATTATCAAAACTCATTTCCTCATGCATTAGAGTATCTACATTTGAACAATAATAGTATCTTAGGACAATTTCCTTCTTtcctaaaaaaatataaattgttAATCACTCTTGATCTCGGTGAAAATAAATTATCGGGCAAAATACCAACATGGGTTGCATATCTCACTTCTCTACAAATTTTGCGTTTGAGTTCAAACTCTTTCGCCGGTGTCATCCCAGTAAATATAGGATACCTAGCTTCACTTAAGGTCTTGGATCTTTCTTTCAATAAATTATTTGGTAAAATACCTTTATCTGTAGGACATTTCAGGGCTATGTTTCAAGATTATACCATTTCTAACCCATGCCATGATAATAATCTTCAATGTGCAACGACAAATATGGGCTCTTATATACCAAAGGATAAGATCCTAATAACGGCCAAAGGATCAACCAATGAATACATTAGAATTCTCTCCCTCGTGACTAGCATAGATCTATCTCACAATAATCTTTCTGGTGAAATCCCAAATGAGATGATGATGCTCCGTGGTCTACACTTCCTGAGCTTGTCCAACAACCACTTGACTGGTATAATTCCTGAAAACATTGCCGTCTTGACAGAGTTATTTTCTCTTGACTTGTCAATGAACAATCTCACCGGCACAATTCCCTCCAACTTATCTGCTCTAAACTTTCTCAGACACTTGAATCTCTCTTTCAACAACTTGTCGGGACAAATCCCAACAGGGAATCAATTTTTAACCTTCAATGACCCTTCAATATACGCCGGCAACAAAGACCTTTGTGGTTGGCCACTACCCAAGTGTCCTAGTAATAGAGCCCAGCAAGGTCGACTTCATGCAAGAGATAATGATGATGCTGGTAATGGCGGCAAGCTTGAAAAAGTTTTGGATTATGCCTTCATTGCTATGGGGTTTATAATCGGATTTTGGGCATATTGGGGCACAATGATCATGAAAATGTCCATCAGAATTGCTCTCTTCCAGATGGTGGACAGGATTTACGACTGGAGCTACGTGCAACTCGCACTGAAGTTTGGAAGGTGA